Within the Kiritimatiellia bacterium genome, the region GTTCGGCAAAGAATAAATAATCCTTTTCTCTACGGCATTCATAATGTATCATAAATTTATGGATGAATATGAGTTTACGGAGTATTTTGAGAACGAGGTTTTGCGGAAACGTCCCTATCTCAGAAAAGCATGGTGCATTCGGGTCATTGAAAACTCGTTGAAAATGGAGCCGCAGGAACACAATCGTTTCCGCTTCTGGGGTACGGTTGACGAACTTGAAGGACGCATTCTCCGCGTGATAACGCTGGAAGATAAGAAAACGATACACAACGCATTTCCGGACAGGAGGTTCAAGAAATGAAACTGAATTATTATCGAGACACGGACTCCCTTTACATAGATCTATCCGCCAAGCCAAGCGCTGAAAGCCGGGAAATTTCCGAAGGCATTGTGCTGGATTACGATGCCGAGGGTAATCTCGTCGGGATTGATATTGACAATGCCAGCCGGAAGATTGATTTGAAAGAGGTAGTCTTGAGCAAGATTCCGGCCGAAGTCGAAGCATTGACAGTCTGAGATTAAAGATTGCCGAACCAATCCCTTCACCTTGCGTTTGCGGGTTGGTCGGTTTGTTGATGGTCAGCAAGCGCACACGGCGGCATTGGCGTCAAGCCGTCCTCCGCGCCGAAACCGTAAAAGACCGGCCCGGTTGTTGCCGAAAAAAATCTTAAAAAAACATTTGACATTTAATATTGTTTGTTGTTTAATCATCACAAGGAGTGCATAATGCGCACACTAAGCGCCGGGGTGAAAAGATGATCAGATCGTTGGACAAAGCTTTGCGGCTGGTGGATTTGATTGCCGATGCGGCGGAGGGGATCGGTAATAATGATTTGAGCAGGAAGATCGGGCTGGAGCGGACAACCGTTTTCCGGCTGTTGGAGACGCTGGCGATGCACAATTATGTCCGGCGCGACCCGGTTACGAAAAAATACGCTTTGGGCAACAGGATTCTGGAGCTTTCCCTGATGATCAGGAAGGGGCGGCGGCTTCAGGATATAAGCCGTTCATATTTAAGGAAGCTGGCGCGCGAGACGGGCGAGACGGCGCATTTGGCGGTTTTAAATGGTGATGAAATAATCATCGTAGACCAGGAAATGGGAGGACACCTGATCGGTGTGCATACCCATGTGGGCATGCATGAGCCCATCCATTGCACGGCGCTGGGGAAAGCCTTGCTTTTCCGGATGAATGGCAATGAGATCGGGGAAATTATCGGCGGAAACCGTTTGCAGGCTTACAGCAAAAACACGATCACTACCCTTGATAAGTTGCAACAAGAGCTCGTTGCGTCGCGAAAGAGAGGCTATGCGCTGGATAATGAGGAGTACAAACAAGGTGTGCGGTGCCTTGCCGCGCCGGTTTTGGATCATCGCGGCATGGTCGCGGCCGCGATCGGTATTTCCGGGCTCTTAAAGCGGTTGACGAAAGAAAAACTGGACTCATTTGCGCGGATAGTGAAAAAGACCGGCGAAAATCTTTCCGCACAGATGGGATATTGTCCGGAGAACAGCAATGACGCCTGACATTCAGGATTTACAACGGCGCGCCGCTAAAATCCGTGAAGCGGTATTGCGGACGATCAGCCATGCCGGCGCCGGGCACACCGGCGGCTCTCTTTCCGCGGTAGAGATAATGGCCGCGCTTTATTTTCATGCCATGCGCGTCGATCCTCTCCGGCCGGACTGGCCGGAACGCGACCGCTGTATCCTGTCAAAGGGGCATTCTTCGCCGGTGTGGTATTGCGCCTTGGCAGAAAAAGGATTCTTTCCCTATGAAAAATTGAAGGAATTTGATCGGCTTGACGGCATGTTGCAGGGCCATCCGGACATGTTAAAGACGCCCGGCGTTGATATTTCCGGCGGGTCGCTGGGGCAGGGGCTTTCCGTCGGCATCGGGATGGCGCTTGCCGGCCGGGCGCTGAAAAAAGACTTTTATGTGTTCGTTGTCATGGGCGACGGAGAACTGCAGGAGGGGCAGGTCTGGGAAGCGGCGATGTACGCCGGTTTCCATAAAATTCATCGTTTGATAGCGATTGTGGATTATAACAAGATTCAGCTGACCGGCCGCGTCGCGGAGGTTCTTGATCCCGAGCCTTTGGCCGATAAATGGCGGTCATTCGGCTGGGAAGTTCTAGAGTGTGACGGGCATGACCCCGCCGAACTTGCCGGGAAATTTGACCAGGCCAGGAAAACGGCTGTCAAGCCGGTTGTAATCCTGGCTCATACCGTCAAGGGAAGCGGCGTAACGTTTATCGCCGACCGGGCGGAATGGCATGCCCGGGCGCCGAACCAGGCGGAATTGAAGCTGGCCTTGGCCGAATTGGAAGTAAAAGAATGAAAGCGAATGAA harbors:
- a CDS encoding transketolase, coding for MTPDIQDLQRRAAKIREAVLRTISHAGAGHTGGSLSAVEIMAALYFHAMRVDPLRPDWPERDRCILSKGHSSPVWYCALAEKGFFPYEKLKEFDRLDGMLQGHPDMLKTPGVDISGGSLGQGLSVGIGMALAGRALKKDFYVFVVMGDGELQEGQVWEAAMYAGFHKIHRLIAIVDYNKIQLTGRVAEVLDPEPLADKWRSFGWEVLECDGHDPAELAGKFDQARKTAVKPVVILAHTVKGSGVTFIADRAEWHARAPNQAELKLALAELEVKE
- a CDS encoding DUF2283 domain-containing protein, with translation MKLNYYRDTDSLYIDLSAKPSAESREISEGIVLDYDAEGNLVGIDIDNASRKIDLKEVVLSKIPAEVEALTV
- a CDS encoding IclR family transcriptional regulator; this encodes MIRSLDKALRLVDLIADAAEGIGNNDLSRKIGLERTTVFRLLETLAMHNYVRRDPVTKKYALGNRILELSLMIRKGRRLQDISRSYLRKLARETGETAHLAVLNGDEIIIVDQEMGGHLIGVHTHVGMHEPIHCTALGKALLFRMNGNEIGEIIGGNRLQAYSKNTITTLDKLQQELVASRKRGYALDNEEYKQGVRCLAAPVLDHRGMVAAAIGISGLLKRLTKEKLDSFARIVKKTGENLSAQMGYCPENSNDA